One region of Leishmania panamensis strain MHOM/PA/94/PSC-1 chromosome 28 sequence genomic DNA includes:
- a CDS encoding hypothetical protein (TriTrypDB/GeneDB-style sysID: LpmP.28.1660): MDSVFGRPQTKVKLDDVAYDKSAPHYSGTVFGLPADNVIFYSKVAAGTFATLVVVYIFFKGYVLLSRFSLQTVARLGFMSGFACCLISYTVALSLIRRYRINADTVYNQSIALVMRNEKVVQHLGTHPRTGDFRTYNATGGFKLPLMRRIRSGSYELSDLLGLKQRRLQMLLTLKNPSSGNEGLVSCDVRKESTGFLSSTNVYKSLSITLYSENKKAEPETIILIGKPEDVVYRSLILR, translated from the coding sequence ATGGACTCCGTCTTTGGTCGCCCACAGACGAAGGTGAAGCTGGACGATGTCGCCTACGACAAGTCCGCGCCACACTACAGCGGCACAGTCTTTGGGCTGCCAGCTGACAACGTCATTTTCTACTCGAAGGTGGCTGCCGGCACGTTCGCGACGTTGGTTGTCGTGTACATTTTCTTCAAGGGCTACGTTCTTCTCTCCCGCTTTAGCCTGCAGACGGTCGCTCGGCTAGGGTTTATGAGCGGCTTTGCGTGCTGTCTTATCAGCTACACAGTCGCCCTGTCTCTCATCCGGCGCTACCGCATCAATGCCGATACGGTGTACAATCAATCCATTGCGCTTGTCATGCGCAATGAaaaggtggtgcagcacctcggcacgcacccacgcaccggCGACTTCCGCACGTACAACGCGACCGGTGGCTTCAAGCTGCCGTTGATGCGCCGCATCCGCAGTGGCTCGTACGAGCTGTCGGACCTCCTCGGGCTGAAGCAACGCCGGCTGCAGATGCTCCTCACACTCAAGAACCCCTCCAGCGGCAACGAAGGCCTGGTCTCGTGCGATGTGCGTAAGGAGAGCACCGGCTTCTTGTCCTCCACGAATGTGTACAAGTCTCTCTCCATCACGCTCTACTCGGAGAACAAGAAGGCGGAGCCGGAGACGATCATTCTGATCGGCAAACCGGAGGATGTCGTGTACCGCTCTCTCATCCTGCGCTGA